A window of Pseudomonas putida genomic DNA:
GGCCCTTGCCTACTTCGCCTACCGGCACAACTTGCCGCTGGCGTTGCGTTCGGCGTTGTACCCGTTGATCGGCAAGCGCATCAACGGCCCGATCGGTTATGCGGTGGACGGCTTCGGCATCATCGCCACGGTGTTCGGCCTGGGCGCCGACATGGGCTTTGGCGTGCTGCACCTGAACGCCGGCCTCGAGTACCTGTTCGGTATCAGCCACAGCCAGTGGGTGCAGGTGCTGCTCATCACCCTGATGATGGGCGCGGCGGTGGCCGTGGCCGTCGCCGGGGTGGAAAAGGGCGTGCGGGTGATGAGCGACATCAACCTGTTCCTGGCCTGCGCGCTGCTGCTGTTCGTGTTGTTCGCCGGGCCTACCCAGCACCTGTTCAACACGCTGATCCAGAACCTTGGTGACTACCTGGGGGCCTTGCCGCGCAAGAGCTTCGACGTTTATGCCTACGGCGAGAACCGCGACTGGCTGGGTGGCTGGACGGTGTTCTACTGGGCCTGGTGGATTGCCTGGGCGCCGTTCGTGGGCCTGTTCATCGCCCGCATCTCCCGTGGCCGCACCATCCGCGAGTTCGTCTTTGGTGTGCTGCTGATCCCGCTAGGCTTCACCCTGGCGTGGATGTCGATCTTCGGCAACAGCGCCCTGGACCAGGTCATCAACCACGGCATGACCGCGCTGGGCCAGTCGGCGCTGGATAACCCGTCGATGAGCCTGTACCTGCTGCTGGAGACCTACCCCTGGAGCAAGGCGGTGATCGCCATGACGGTGTTCATCAGTTTCGTGTTCTTCGTCACCTCGGCCGACTCGGGTACCGTGGTGCTGTCGACCCTGTCGGCCAAGGGTGGTGATACCGACGAGGACGGGCCGAACTGGCTGCGCATCTTCTGGGGCGCAATGACGGCACTGATCACCAGTGCGCTGTTGTTCGCCGGTAGCATCGATTCGCTGAAGTCGGCGGTGGTGCTGACCTCGCTGCCGTTCTCGCTGATCCTGCTGTGCATGATGTGGGGGCTGCACAAGGCGTTCTACCTGGAGTCGCAACGGCAGATCGCACAGATGCATTCGCTGGCCCCGTTCGCCCAGTCACGCCGTGGCCGCGGCGGCTGGCGCCAGCGCCTGAGCCAGGCAGTGCACTTCCCGTCGCGTGATGAGGTTTACCGGTTCATGGACGACGTGGTGCGCCCGGCGATTGCCGATGTGCGTGAAGTGTTCGAGCAGAAGGGCCTGGTGCTGATTACCCAGGACGACCCGAGCCACGACAACGTCAGCCTGAAGATCGGCCATGGCGAGGAACAGCCGTTCATTTACCAGGTGCAGATGCGTGGCTATTTCACGCCGTCGTTTGCGCTGGGTGGGCTGGGTACGCAGGAGTTGAAGAACCGCCGCTATTACCGGGCGGAGGTGCACCTGAGCGAAGGCAGCCAGAACTATGACCTGGTGGGCTACAGCAAGGAGCAGATCATCAACGACATCCTCGACCAGTACGAACGGCACATGCAGTTCCTGCATCTGGTCAGGTAACAACCTGTAACGGCCTCTTCGCGGGCTCGCCCGCTCCCACAGGTTCAACACAGTTTCTGAAATCTGTGCCGGACCTGTGGGAGCGGGCGAGCCCGCGAAGAGGCCAGTACAGGCAACAACTAGAAGGGCGCATCTCCAAGGATGGTCGCGCGATGCATCACCCGCCGATTGGGCCGGTAGTCATCCACGGCAAAATGCTGGGTCACGCGGTTGTCCCAGAACGCCACATCATTCTCCTGCCACCGCCAGCGAATGCTGAACTCCGGCCGCGTCGCATGGGCGAACAGCAGTTTCAGCAGCGCCTCGCTTTACCAGCTCGCTCAGCTCATTGATGCGAGTGGTGAACCCCTCATTGACGAACAACGCCTTGCGCCCGCTCACCGGATGCGTGCGTACCACCGGGTGCGACAGCGGCGAGTTGTTGCGCCGCGTGGCTTCCCAGCGCGCCAGGTCTTCCGGCGTGGTGCCAAAGCGCTCCAGCGGGAACGACTTGGTGAAATCATGGGTGGCGGTCAGCCCGTCGAGCATCTCGCGCAGCGGCGCCGACAAGGCTTCGAAGGCTGCGATGCCGCTGGCCCACAGGGTGTCGCCGCCGTAGGCCGGTAACTGCTTGGCGCTGAGCACCGCGCCCAGGGCCGGGGTCGGCAGGAAGGTCACGTCGGTGTGCCACACGGCGTTGTCGCGCACATCGGTAACCGCCGTGTCGAGAATCAGTACCTGCGGGGTTTCCGGCACGTTGGGGTAGATCGGGTGGATGTGCAGGTCGCCGAAGCGGGCGGCAAAGCGCGCCTGTTGCTGCGGGTTGATCGGCTGGTTGCGGAAGAACAGTACCTGGTGCTGCAGCAGCGCCTGCTCGATGGCGTCACGCTCTTCGACGGTGATATCGCGGCTGATGTCCACGCCGCTGATCTGGGCGCCAAGCGCAGGGCTGAGGGGGGTGATGGTCAGGCTCATGTCGGTCTCTTCAATCAGGCGCCAGGCTGCTGGCGTGGTCAACAGGGTTCAGTGGCTCTGCCCATGCCAAGGCACCAGCTTGCGTTGCAGGGCACGCAGGCTCATTTCCAGGGCGAAGGCGATCAGGGCAATCAGCAGGATGCCCAGCACTACCACATCGGTAACCAGGAACTGCGCTGCCGACTGCACCATGAAGCCCAGGCCGCTGGTAGCGGCGATCAACTCGGCGGCCACCAGGGTCGACCAGCCGACCCCAAGGCCAATGCGGATGCCGGTAAGGATGTCGGGCAGGGCGCTGGGCAGGATCACATGACGAATCAGCTGCGCCTTGGTCGCGCCCAGCGACTGCGCGGCACGCAGCTTGGCCGGGTCGACCGTGCGCACGCCGGTGGCGGTGGCAATGGCGATGGGGGCGAAGATCGCCAGGTAGATCAGCAGCACCTTGGACAGCTCGCCGATGCCGCACCAGATGACGATCAATGGCAGGTAGGCCAGCGGCGGGATCGGCCGGTAGAACTCGATCAGCGGGTCGAGAATGCCGCGGGCCACGCGGTTGTAGCCGATGGCGATACCCACCGGGATGGCGGTGAGGGTGGCTGCCAGCAGGGCCACGCCGATGCGCCCCAGGCTGGCACCCAGGTGCTGCCACAGGCTGGCATCCATGTAGCCTTGGGTAAGCAAGGTCCCGGCCTTGGCCAGGATGTCGGCGGGCGAGGGCAGGAACAGTGGCTCGATCCAGCCGGCTGCGGTCACCAGCCACCAGGCCAGCAGCAAGCTGGCCAGGGTCAAGGTGCTGATCCAGCGGGTGGGCAGGGGGCGGCGCAGCTTGGTGGCTGGCCGGGGTTGGGTGTTGCGTTTGCCGGCGACCGGCAGGTCCAGGCTGCTCATGCGCGCTCCTGCAGGCTTTGACGTTGGGAGAACACCCGCGCCAGCACATGCTCGCGGGTTTCGATGAAGGCCGGGTCGGACTTGATCGCACGCGCCGGTTCACCGGCGGCATAGCGTTGGCCGAAGTCCAGCTGCAGGCGTTCCACCACGCGCCCCGGGTTGGGCGCCAGCAGCACCAGCTCGCTGGCGAGGAACACGGCTTCTTCGATGTCGTGGGTAATCAGGAACACCGGCTTGGCGGTGCGTTGCCACACCTGCAGCAACAGCTCCTGCATCTGCTCGCGGGTGAAGGCATCCAGTGCGCCGAACGGTTCGTCCATCAGCAACACGCGCGGGTCGGCTGCCAATGCCCGTGCCAGGCCCACGCGTTGCTTCTGGCCACCGGACAATTGCCAGATACGCCGTTCGCCAAAGCCGTCGAGGTCGACCAGGGCCAGCATTTCGCGGGCCTTGGCTTCTCGCTCGGCGCGTGGCACGCCGGCCAGTTCCAGGCCGAAGGCGACGTTGCCCAGCACGTTCTGCCAGGGCAGCAGCGCATCGTCCTGAAACACCACACCGCGCTCGGCGCCGGGGCCCTGCACGGCCACGCCGTCCAGGGTGATACGCCCGCCGCTGGGGGCGACGAAGCCGGCGATCAGATTGAGCAGCGAGGTCTTGCCGCTGCCGGACGGCCCCAGGGCCACCAGCAGCTGGCGTGGCCCCAGGCTCAGGTTGATGTCGGCCAGTACCGGGGTTTCGGCACCGGGGTACTGTGCGCTGATGCGCTCCAGTTCGAGCAAGGCCATGGCAGGCTCCGGTCGGCTTCTACAGGCTTAGTTGGGGAGATACTGGGCGCTGACGTACGGCGAATAGTCCGGCAACACCGCGTCGACCTTGCCTTGCTGCTTGAGGAAGGTAGCCGTGTCGGTCAGCGCCTGGGTGGTCGGCGCGCCCAGTGCGCTGGCCTGGTCGGCGGCCAGCGGATAGACGTTGCCCTGCAGCAGCACCGGGATGTCGGCAGGCTTGGCGCCCGACAGTTTGGCCAGCTTGCTTACGTTGTCGGGGTTGGCCAGCCAGGCTTGCGGGTTCTTGCGGTAGTCGGCGTAGGCATCGAGGGTGACCTTGGCAAAGGCCTTGACCACGTCGGGGTGCTTGGCGGCGAAGTCCTTGCGCACGATCCAGGCGTCGAAGGTGGGTGCACCTTTCTTGGCCAGCTCGCCGGAAGTGATCAGCACCTTGCCGTTCTCCTTGGCTACACCCAGGGCCGGGTCCCAGACGTAGGTTGCGTCGATGTCGCCGCGCTTCCAGGCGGCAATGATTGCCGGTGGAGCGAGGTTGAGGATCTGCACCTTGGCCGGGTCGATGTTCCAGGTCTTGAGTGCAGCCAACAGGCTGTAGTGGCCGGTGGAGACGAACGGCACGGCGACTTTCTTGCCGACCAGGTCTTGCGGCGTCTTGATGCTGTCGCGGGCGACCAGTGCTTCACCGGCGGCCAATCTGCGTGGCGATGAGGAAGGTCTCGACCGGTAGCTTGCGGGTGGCGGCGGCGGCCAGCGGGCTGGAGCCCAGGTAGCCAATCTGCACATCGCCGCTGGCTACGGCGGTGATCACATCGGCGCCGTTGTCGAATTTGCGCCAGTCGATGCTGGCCTTGCTGGCTTTTTCGTAGTCGCCATCGACCTGCGCAACCTTGGCTGGGTCGACGGTGGTCTGGTAGGCCACGGTGAGGTCGGCGGCCTGGGCCAACCAGCTGGCGCTGGCGAGGGTCAGGGCGGCGAACAGGCGCAGCGGAGCGTGCGGGATCATGGTGAACCTCTCGTCAGGCAAACGGTGTGATGGATGGCGAGAAGGCTAAATGATCTAAGAAAAGTAAAATAAATAACTTTTTCGCATTAGCTTAGGAGCCGATTGCTTAATCATGCCGCCGTAGTGCGATCGGTGTGGGAGCGGGCATGCCCGCGAAGCAGGCGACGCGGTGGATGGCACCGGCTTTCGCCGGTGTTCGCGGGCATGCCCGCTCCCACATCGATCTCACTAAGGCGCGACTCGGGGGTGACTTCGCTCAATGGCGAAATCAGAGACCGCTGCTAGGCTTTCCGTCCCGATAGAACGATACGGAATTAGGTTATGAGCAAACGTTTGCAAATAACCGTTGGTTATGAATGGTGGCGTCGATACAACGAATCGTAGTAACAGTTCCTAACATATTCCTTAAAAATCTTACCAATTCATAAAACGGTCATTTTGGATTTATAGGATTGTCATTATCCTGTAGCGCAGGTGGCGGCCTTAGACCAAAGTCGCGAAACGTTTAGAAACGATTGACTTAACGGTCACTCTTTGGGACTAAATCGCCAATCCACGGTGAGCGGGGCACAAGACCCTTCCGCCAGAGATACACAAGAATTAGAACGTAGAGGAGCAAAACATGTACAAGTCCAGCCTGGCCCTGGCCGTGGCACTGGGGGTTCTTGCCCAACAAGCAGGCGCTGCCGGTTTCGTTGAAGACAGCAAACTGTCGCTCAGCTCGCGCACCATGTACTTCAACAACGACAACCGTGAAGACCACGCAAGGCCTGGTGCGGAGCGCCCTGATCAGCGTGAATCCGGTCAGGGCTTCAAGCTCGACTACATCTCGGGCTTCACTGAAGGTACCGTTGGCTTTGGTGTTGATGCCCAGGCGCTGTGGGGTATTCATCTGGATGGTGGTGAGGGTTACCACAAGAGCGGTTTCTTCCCGGATGACGGCAAGGGTTCCGCAGCCCAGTGGGCTCGTTTCGGTGCCAACGCCAAGGCTCGCTTCTCGAAGACCGAAGCGCATTTCGGTAGCGCGCTCGCGCCGAACCTGCCAATCCTGGTCTCCAACGATGGTCGTCTGCTGCCACAAACCTTCGAGGGTGGCACCATCACCTCGAAGGAAATCGACAACCTGACCATCAACGCCGGTCAGCTGACCCACGCCATGGGTCGTGCCTCGAGCAACCGTACTGGTCTGTCCGTTGCGGGCGCTACCGCTGAAAGCAACAAGTTCCGCTACGGTGGCCTGGACTACAAACTCACTCCAGACCTGACCCTGCAGTA
This region includes:
- the betT gene encoding choline transporter BetT; this translates as MNPPVFYFAASFILIFGLVVISYPQAAGDWLLTAQNWAANTVGWYYMLAMTLYLVFVVVTALSGYGKIKLGADHDEPEFSYLSWAGMLFAAGISITLFFFCVSEPLTHMLQPPQGEAGTVEAGRQAMQILFLHWGLHGWGVFAFVGMALAYFAYRHNLPLALRSALYPLIGKRINGPIGYAVDGFGIIATVFGLGADMGFGVLHLNAGLEYLFGISHSQWVQVLLITLMMGAAVAVAVAGVEKGVRVMSDINLFLACALLLFVLFAGPTQHLFNTLIQNLGDYLGALPRKSFDVYAYGENRDWLGGWTVFYWAWWIAWAPFVGLFIARISRGRTIREFVFGVLLIPLGFTLAWMSIFGNSALDQVINHGMTALGQSALDNPSMSLYLLLETYPWSKAVIAMTVFISFVFFVTSADSGTVVLSTLSAKGGDTDEDGPNWLRIFWGAMTALITSALLFAGSIDSLKSAVVLTSLPFSLILLCMMWGLHKAFYLESQRQIAQMHSLAPFAQSRRGRGGWRQRLSQAVHFPSRDEVYRFMDDVVRPAIADVREVFEQKGLVLITQDDPSHDNVSLKIGHGEEQPFIYQVQMRGYFTPSFALGGLGTQELKNRRYYRAEVHLSEGSQNYDLVGYSKEQIINDILDQYERHMQFLHLVR
- the tauB gene encoding taurine ABC transporter ATP-binding subunit; the protein is MALLELERISAQYPGAETPVLADINLSLGPRQLLVALGPSGSGKTSLLNLIAGFVAPSGGRITLDGVAVQGPGAERGVVFQDDALLPWQNVLGNVAFGLELAGVPRAEREAKAREMLALVDLDGFGERRIWQLSGGQKQRVGLARALAADPRVLLMDEPFGALDAFTREQMQELLLQVWQRTAKPVFLITHDIEEAVFLASELVLLAPNPGRVVERLQLDFGQRYAAGEPARAIKSDPAFIETREHVLARVFSQRQSLQERA
- the tauC gene encoding taurine ABC transporter permease TauC, with amino-acid sequence MSSLDLPVAGKRNTQPRPATKLRRPLPTRWISTLTLASLLLAWWLVTAAGWIEPLFLPSPADILAKAGTLLTQGYMDASLWQHLGASLGRIGVALLAATLTAIPVGIAIGYNRVARGILDPLIEFYRPIPPLAYLPLIVIWCGIGELSKVLLIYLAIFAPIAIATATGVRTVDPAKLRAAQSLGATKAQLIRHVILPSALPDILTGIRIGLGVGWSTLVAAELIAATSGLGFMVQSAAQFLVTDVVVLGILLIALIAFALEMSLRALQRKLVPWHGQSH